DNA sequence from the Anaerolineae bacterium genome:
GTCCGTCAATGCCGTGTTCATCCGGCGCGGTGAGGCGGATATCGGCGCCCTGCGCAAGGTCCAGCGGCTCCTGGAGCAGGGTGCCATCGTGGGCATCGCGCCCGAGGGCACGCGCAGTAAGACCGGCGGATTGCAAAGGGGCAAGGGCGGCGCGGCTCTGCTGGCGCTTCGGACGGGGGCCACGCTGGTGCCGGTGGTGGCGTACGGCCAGGAGAAGGTATTTCGCGAACTGCGGCGTTTCCGCCGGGCGGAGATCGTGGTACGGGTGGGACAGCCCTTCAAGCTCCGGCCGCTGGAAGAGGGGAATCAAGGCCGGCAGATCGATGCCCTGATCGAGGACATCATGCTGCGCATCGCCAGGCTTCTGCCGCCCGAGTATCGGGGCGTCTACCGGGATAAGGTGCCGGAGGATGGGGCCGGCACGTCCACCTGACTGGATCCGCGGAAACGATATAGGGCCATTTCCCTGGGGAAATGGCCCTATATTGGTGGCGGCGACTGGACTCGAACCAGTGACCCAACGATTATGAGCCGTTTGCTCTGCCAGCTGAGCTACGCCGCCTTCAGGTAGCGGGGGTTGGATTCGAACCAACGACCTTTGGGTTATGAGCCCAACGAGCTGCCACTGCTCCACCCCGCATCGCTTTCGCCCTATATTATACCGGCCTGTCGAATAAATGTCAAAAACACGAGGGGTAATGTTGAAACAGCTTGCCGGCAGGACAGCGTCAGCCCCCGCACCGGTAATAGTTGCCGAGATGTCATGCTGGTATGATGGTCTGGCCTACAAAAGTTGCAAGATCGGCGCCGGCGCGCTATAATGCGCGCACAACATCCTAACCGACTGAACTCGCAAAGGAGCGAACCATGTCCTCTCGACCGATGCGCAGCATCCTGGTGACCGGCGCCTGCGGCCAGATCGGCTCGGAATTGACCATGGCCCTGCGGGAGCGCTACGGAAACGAGCATGTGGTGGCCGCCGGCCACCGCACTCCACCCCCCGACGATGTGCGAGATTCCGGCCCTTTCGTATCTCTGGACGTGACGGACCGCCAGGCCCTTGAAGAAGTGGTCGAGCAGTACCGCATCGACACGATCTATCATCTGGCCGCAGTGCTGTCGGCCGCCGGCGAACAGAAGCCCGACCTGGCCTGGCGCGTCAATATGACCGGGTTGTATAATGTGCTGGAAGTAGCCCGCACCCACGGGCTGGTGCGAGTGTTTTGCCCCAGCTCCATGGCGGTCTTCGGCCCCAGCACGCCGAAGGATAACACGCCCCAGGAGACCATCCTGAGCCCGACCACCATGTACGGCATCACCAAGGTCGCCGGCGAGCTGTTGGGCAATTACTACGTGCATAAGTT
Encoded proteins:
- a CDS encoding 1-acyl-sn-glycerol-3-phosphate acyltransferase, whose translation is MMGKGMAGVLSTQYSYPFTRRNLYYRFLQWTIRSLVTLLARLRVEGLENLPRQGPLILVTNHLHWLDPPVIFCVLPVRTTVLAAEKWESHPLVGRLFKSVNAVFIRRGEADIGALRKVQRLLEQGAIVGIAPEGTRSKTGGLQRGKGGAALLALRTGATLVPVVAYGQEKVFRELRRFRRAEIVVRVGQPFKLRPLEEGNQGRQIDALIEDIMLRIARLLPPEYRGVYRDKVPEDGAGTST
- a CDS encoding NAD-dependent epimerase/dehydratase family protein, translating into MRSILVTGACGQIGSELTMALRERYGNEHVVAAGHRTPPPDDVRDSGPFVSLDVTDRQALEEVVEQYRIDTIYHLAAVLSAAGEQKPDLAWRVNMTGLYNVLEVARTHGLVRVFCPSSMAVFGPSTPKDNTPQETILSPTTMYGITKVAGELLGNYYVHKFGVDVRGLRYPGIISHKTPPGGGTTDYAVAIFYDAVKYRRYTCFVREDTVLPMMYMPDAIRAAIELMEADFRRLTRHADYNITAMSFSAGELAREIRKHIPDFVCEFQPDFRQAIADSWPRSIDDSVARADWGWRPAYDLPAMTVDMLNALQARYQQGQL